Proteins encoded within one genomic window of Companilactobacillus sp.:
- a CDS encoding cation:proton antiporter — MAKFSLLITLFAALVTPLILARFKITRVPGAVSEIIMGIIIGKTGFNLVQPDLTLRYLANLGVIMLIFLGGMEINFKLLEPQKNKTKEISPLGIASVGFFSILIMSLILSTVLYATGLFHNFILATILFCTIAMGVLISLLKETGLLDKEYGQTILLTAVLGEFIPLLALTIYSAVKQRNYVSAFGLPVIFLIAIFLLHRFKPVYKFFDQINKSTTQLDIRLAFFLIFALVTFAEQIGAESILGAFLAGAVMKLLQPNEDTQSKLSSMGYGFFIPIFFIVTGVNLNLRTLFSNQQALLLIPIFLIAFIVSKAIVYFVFKPRFGHRLAMAASVLTATTITLVLPILEVGKSLKLISATQAGAITLAAIITCLVCPTLFNKIIDSKKAS; from the coding sequence ATGGCAAAATTTTCATTACTTATCACCCTGTTTGCGGCACTCGTCACGCCACTGATCTTAGCTCGCTTTAAGATTACTCGAGTACCTGGTGCGGTGTCCGAAATCATTATGGGAATCATCATTGGAAAAACTGGATTTAACCTAGTTCAACCAGATTTGACATTAAGATATTTGGCAAACTTAGGAGTTATCATGTTGATCTTTTTAGGGGGTATGGAGATCAACTTTAAATTACTTGAGCCGCAAAAAAATAAAACTAAAGAAATTTCACCGTTAGGAATTGCTTCGGTTGGTTTCTTCAGTATTTTGATCATGTCGCTCATCTTGAGTACCGTTCTGTATGCGACTGGATTATTCCACAACTTTATTTTGGCAACGATTTTATTCTGTACGATTGCAATGGGCGTTTTAATATCATTGCTCAAAGAAACAGGATTGCTCGACAAAGAGTACGGTCAAACAATTCTGTTAACAGCAGTTTTGGGAGAATTCATCCCACTACTAGCTTTGACCATCTACTCAGCCGTCAAACAACGTAACTACGTTTCAGCATTTGGATTACCGGTCATCTTTTTAATCGCCATTTTCTTATTGCATCGATTCAAACCGGTTTATAAATTTTTCGACCAGATCAATAAATCTACCACGCAACTTGATATCAGATTAGCTTTCTTCTTAATTTTTGCATTAGTAACTTTCGCAGAACAAATTGGTGCCGAAAGTATCCTTGGTGCTTTCTTAGCCGGTGCAGTTATGAAATTGCTTCAGCCAAATGAAGATACCCAGAGTAAATTAAGTTCCATGGGATACGGATTTTTCATTCCGATCTTCTTCATTGTAACTGGAGTTAATTTGAACCTACGGACATTATTCAGCAACCAACAAGCTTTATTATTGATTCCAATCTTCTTGATTGCCTTCATCGTTTCCAAAGCCATCGTCTACTTCGTCTTCAAACCAAGATTTGGTCACAGACTAGCAATGGCAGCTTCCGTTTTAACCGCAACCACAATTACATTGGTATTGCCTATTTTGGAAGTTGGAAAAAGTTTGAAGTTGATCAGTGCAACACAAGCAGGAGCAATTACTTTAGCAGCAATTATTACCTGTTTAGTTTGTCCTACTTTATTTAATAAGATAATCGACAGTAAAAAGGCATCATAG